In Streptomyces chartreusis, the following proteins share a genomic window:
- the argS gene encoding arginine--tRNA ligase → MASVTPLSASVEQQLTSALSATLPEATDVDPLLRRSDRADYQANGILALAKKAKSNPRELAAQVVAGITTGDVIKDVEVSGPGFLNITLTDRAITENLAARYADGDRLGVAPKAEPGITVVDYAQPNVAKEMHVGHLRSAVIGDALRGMLDFTGEKTIGRHHIGDWGTQFGMLIQHLFENPGELAPAAEVDGEQAMSNLNRVYKASRAVFDSDEEFKERARKRVVALQSGDKETLELWQQFVDESKVYFYSVFEKLDMEIRDDEIVGESAYNDGMPETARLLEEMGVAERSEGALVVFFDDIRGKDDKPVPLIVQKADGGFGYAASDLTAIRNRVTDLHATSLIYVVDVRQSLHFKMVFEAARRAGWLTDGVTAHNMGYGTVLGADGKPFKTREGETVRLEDLLDEAVQRAAEVVREKAQDLTEDEIQERAQQVGIGAVKYADLSTSPNRDYKFDLDQMVSLNGDTSVYLQYAYARIQSILRKAGETKPAAHPELELHAAERALGLHLDAFGDTVFEAAAEYAPHKLAAYLYQLASLFTSFYDKCPVIKPAPPKEIAENRLLLCDMTARTLHQGMALLGIRTPERL, encoded by the coding sequence ATGGCCTCGGTCACGCCCCTCAGCGCCTCCGTCGAACAGCAGCTCACGTCCGCCCTCTCGGCCACCCTGCCGGAGGCGACCGACGTCGACCCGCTGCTGCGACGTAGCGACCGGGCGGACTACCAGGCGAACGGCATCCTCGCCCTCGCCAAGAAGGCCAAGTCGAACCCCCGGGAGCTGGCCGCCCAGGTCGTCGCCGGCATCACCACCGGTGACGTGATCAAGGACGTCGAGGTCTCCGGCCCCGGCTTCCTCAACATCACCCTCACGGACCGGGCGATCACCGAGAACCTGGCCGCGCGGTACGCCGACGGCGACCGGCTCGGCGTGGCGCCCAAGGCCGAGCCCGGCATCACGGTCGTCGACTACGCCCAGCCGAACGTGGCCAAGGAGATGCACGTCGGCCACCTGCGCTCCGCCGTGATCGGCGACGCCCTGCGCGGCATGCTCGACTTCACCGGCGAGAAGACGATCGGCCGGCACCACATCGGCGACTGGGGCACCCAGTTCGGCATGCTCATCCAGCACCTGTTCGAGAACCCCGGCGAGCTGGCCCCCGCGGCCGAGGTCGACGGCGAGCAGGCGATGAGCAACCTGAACCGGGTGTACAAGGCGTCGCGCGCGGTCTTCGACTCGGACGAGGAGTTCAAGGAGCGGGCCCGCAAGCGGGTCGTCGCCCTCCAGTCCGGCGACAAGGAGACGCTGGAGCTCTGGCAGCAGTTCGTCGACGAGTCGAAGGTCTACTTCTACTCCGTCTTCGAGAAGCTCGACATGGAGATCCGCGACGACGAGATCGTCGGCGAGTCCGCGTACAACGACGGCATGCCCGAGACGGCCCGCCTCCTGGAGGAGATGGGTGTCGCGGAGCGTTCCGAGGGCGCGCTCGTCGTCTTCTTCGACGACATCCGCGGCAAGGACGACAAGCCGGTCCCGCTGATCGTGCAGAAGGCCGACGGCGGCTTCGGCTACGCGGCCTCCGACCTGACGGCGATCCGCAACCGGGTCACGGACCTGCACGCCACGTCCCTGATCTATGTCGTGGACGTGCGGCAGTCGCTGCACTTCAAGATGGTCTTCGAGGCGGCGCGGCGCGCGGGCTGGCTGACCGACGGGGTCACCGCGCACAACATGGGCTACGGCACGGTGCTGGGCGCGGACGGCAAGCCGTTCAAGACGCGTGAGGGCGAGACCGTACGGCTGGAGGACCTCCTCGACGAGGCGGTGCAGCGGGCCGCCGAGGTGGTCCGGGAGAAGGCGCAGGACCTCACCGAGGACGAGATCCAGGAGCGGGCGCAGCAGGTCGGCATCGGCGCCGTGAAGTACGCCGACCTGTCGACGTCGCCGAACCGGGACTACAAGTTCGACCTGGACCAGATGGTCTCGCTGAACGGCGACACGTCCGTCTATCTCCAGTACGCGTACGCCCGTATCCAGTCGATCCTGCGCAAGGCGGGCGAGACGAAGCCGGCCGCCCACCCGGAGCTTGAACTGCACGCGGCGGAGCGGGCGCTCGGCCTGCACCTGGACGCCTTCGGGGACACGGTCTTCGAGGCGGCGGCGGAGTACGCCCCGCACAAGCTGGCCGCGTACCTGTACCAACTGGCGTCGCTGTTCACGTCGTTCTACGACAAGTGCCCGGTGATCAAGCCGGCACCGCCGAAGGAGATCGCGGAAAACCGGCTGCTGCTGTGCGACATGACGGCCCGCACGCTCCACCAGGGCATGGCCCTGCTGGGCATCCGGACGCCCGAGCGCCTCTGA
- a CDS encoding peptidoglycan-binding domain-containing protein yields MRANIWTRTLVSAGAVIGLAAGSLATAGTSFAASDAKPAVRAEVGVLAVNNLGLSTTEARYVQCWIQDYWGYTGALDGQLGTNSWKALQRWLKTHWGYNDSIDGIVGPNTIKALQRDLKAHHGYTGAIDGIAGSGTKAAFKDFAADSKQYC; encoded by the coding sequence ATGCGAGCGAACATCTGGACGAGGACCCTCGTGAGCGCCGGCGCTGTCATCGGCCTCGCCGCCGGAAGCCTCGCGACCGCCGGCACATCCTTCGCCGCCTCGGACGCGAAGCCGGCCGTGCGCGCCGAGGTCGGCGTCCTCGCGGTGAACAACCTCGGCCTGAGCACCACCGAGGCCCGCTACGTCCAGTGCTGGATCCAGGACTACTGGGGCTACACCGGCGCCCTCGACGGGCAGCTCGGCACCAACAGCTGGAAGGCGCTCCAGCGCTGGCTCAAGACGCACTGGGGCTACAACGACAGCATCGACGGGATCGTCGGCCCGAACACCATCAAGGCCCTGCAACGTGACCTGAAGGCGCACCACGGCTACACCGGCGCGATCGACGGCATCGCCGGATCGGGCACCAAGGCCGCCTTCAAGGACTTCGCTGCCGACTCCAAGCAGTACTGCTGA
- a CDS encoding peptidoglycan-binding protein has product MSRWAALPAELDPRVRQLVVRLRRLKDHSGLSLRQLAARTGYSQKSWERYLGGRSLPPREAVEALARAVDEEPTRLLALHEVAAEAWRTGRREATAGAPEQEPLVAPGSLSAEATGPRSPGRSLRVALVAGAVALVLALSTAVLLVVRLSGGDPAQPASPLVATGGQSSPAVSASRPPSVSASPPAPAYTCRPERVDGRWYAGLSRTRDAILANGHAGPEVAEAQCLLRRAGISPGAVDGIFGPVTERAVRQVQRRAGLVVDGIIGPHTWKALRQ; this is encoded by the coding sequence ATGTCGCGTTGGGCAGCGCTGCCCGCGGAACTGGATCCGCGCGTGAGGCAGTTGGTGGTGCGGTTACGTCGGCTGAAGGATCACAGCGGGCTGAGCCTGCGGCAGCTGGCGGCTCGGACGGGGTACAGCCAGAAGTCGTGGGAGCGGTATCTGGGCGGCCGGTCGCTGCCGCCGCGGGAGGCCGTCGAAGCGCTGGCCCGGGCCGTGGACGAGGAGCCGACCCGGCTGCTGGCGCTGCACGAGGTGGCGGCGGAGGCGTGGCGGACCGGACGCCGCGAGGCGACGGCCGGTGCGCCGGAGCAGGAGCCGCTCGTGGCGCCCGGGAGCCTCTCCGCCGAGGCCACCGGCCCCCGGTCGCCCGGCCGTTCGCTGCGGGTCGCCCTGGTGGCGGGCGCGGTGGCGCTGGTGCTGGCGCTCTCCACGGCCGTACTCCTCGTCGTCCGGCTGAGCGGCGGCGACCCGGCACAGCCGGCTTCGCCCCTGGTCGCGACCGGCGGGCAGTCGTCCCCGGCCGTGTCCGCGTCGAGGCCGCCCTCCGTGTCGGCCTCGCCCCCGGCACCGGCGTACACCTGCCGTCCCGAACGGGTCGACGGCCGCTGGTACGCGGGCCTCAGCCGGACCCGGGACGCCATCCTGGCCAACGGCCACGCCGGGCCGGAGGTCGCCGAGGCGCAGTGTCTGCTGCGCCGGGCGGGCATCTCGCCGGGCGCCGTCGACGGGATCTTCGGGCCGGTGACCGAACGCGCGGTCAGGCAGGTGCAGCGGCGGGCGGGCCTGGTGGTGGACGGCATCATCGGGCCGCACACCTGGAAGGCCCTACGGCAATGA
- a CDS encoding helix-turn-helix domain-containing protein, producing the protein MTAPSPERARLAAALRELKCRTGLSLAGLAAKTAFSKSSWDRYLNGRTLPPRDAVQELCRLAGEPEGRCLALWEIAESEGSGRAAAQPPEEAAPVEDDGLRGSVDQSSVHRRATLVAVLASVSAVVVGGVAAAALLLPDRGGEPGAALSPPPSVAGPRCRGEVCEGKSPMRMKCAGAPLTLASYRTATGASLELRYSQECGTSWARMWGTRIGDRLEMSVTGGAGDGTRSGTGNGRVRSVEIHNGVDADSYVYTPMTAADPGSVVRACFDPVAGGEECFDSRVAR; encoded by the coding sequence ATGACGGCGCCGTCCCCGGAACGGGCCCGACTGGCCGCCGCGCTGAGGGAGTTGAAGTGCCGCACCGGCCTGAGCCTGGCCGGGCTCGCGGCCAAGACGGCGTTCAGCAAGTCGTCGTGGGACCGCTACCTCAACGGCAGGACGCTCCCGCCGCGCGACGCGGTGCAGGAGTTGTGCCGCCTCGCCGGGGAGCCGGAGGGGCGCTGTCTGGCGCTGTGGGAGATCGCCGAGTCGGAGGGCAGCGGACGGGCGGCGGCGCAGCCCCCTGAAGAGGCCGCGCCCGTCGAGGACGACGGCCTGCGGGGCTCGGTGGACCAGAGTTCGGTGCACCGCCGAGCGACGCTGGTCGCGGTGCTCGCGTCGGTGTCCGCCGTGGTCGTCGGGGGCGTCGCCGCGGCGGCCCTGCTGCTGCCGGACCGGGGCGGCGAGCCCGGGGCGGCGCTGTCACCGCCGCCGTCCGTGGCCGGGCCGCGCTGCCGGGGGGAGGTCTGTGAAGGCAAGAGCCCGATGCGGATGAAGTGCGCGGGGGCGCCGCTGACCCTCGCCTCGTACCGGACCGCCACCGGTGCCTCGCTGGAGCTGCGCTACAGCCAGGAGTGCGGGACGAGTTGGGCCAGGATGTGGGGGACGCGGATCGGCGACCGGCTGGAGATGTCGGTGACCGGAGGCGCGGGGGACGGCACCAGGAGCGGCACCGGGAACGGCCGTGTCCGCAGCGTGGAGATCCACAACGGCGTCGACGCGGACTCCTACGTCTACACGCCCATGACCGCGGCCGACCCGGGCAGCGTCGTGCGGGCCTGCTTCGACCCGGTGGCCGGCGGCGAGGAGTGCTTCGACAGCCGGGTGGCGAGGTGA
- a CDS encoding DUF4253 domain-containing protein, translated as MATLPNPLPKLTSDPTGAALGLQLPPGRLVDATDEGPWHEPLLWLADGEAAPGDWAALAPARRSAGLLPVVVDGGGRHGGPQDWELAPDAVSYPGDHDADEVLADLWEEYAAGETQEEWPGLADAGADPDSGDGSGSAEDPDAVAMDIADDLVASGGLLEEPRLALVPARRSADIPAAIGWSGPVNHEGDTARLCAVLRSWEDRFGIRVVALGFDHLLVSVAFPPATLAEAEAVAAEHFAFCPDNILQSGDTSIRAYAENRLLGRPAWHFWWD; from the coding sequence ATGGCGACTCTTCCGAATCCGCTGCCGAAGCTCACGAGCGATCCCACGGGTGCCGCTCTCGGTCTCCAACTCCCGCCCGGGCGGCTCGTCGACGCGACAGACGAGGGCCCTTGGCACGAGCCCTTGCTGTGGCTCGCGGACGGAGAGGCCGCGCCCGGCGACTGGGCCGCGCTGGCCCCGGCCCGGCGGTCCGCAGGACTGCTGCCGGTCGTCGTGGACGGGGGCGGCCGGCACGGCGGCCCGCAGGACTGGGAGCTGGCGCCCGACGCGGTGTCGTACCCGGGAGACCACGACGCCGACGAGGTGCTGGCGGATCTCTGGGAGGAGTACGCCGCCGGGGAGACGCAGGAGGAGTGGCCGGGCCTGGCCGACGCCGGCGCCGACCCGGACTCCGGCGACGGTTCCGGCTCCGCCGAGGACCCGGACGCCGTGGCCATGGACATCGCGGACGACCTCGTGGCGAGCGGCGGCCTGCTGGAGGAGCCCCGCCTCGCACTCGTCCCGGCCCGCCGCAGCGCGGACATCCCGGCGGCGATCGGCTGGTCGGGCCCGGTGAACCACGAGGGCGACACCGCCCGCCTGTGCGCGGTGCTGCGCTCCTGGGAGGACCGCTTCGGCATACGCGTGGTGGCGCTCGGCTTCGACCACCTGCTCGTCTCCGTCGCGTTCCCGCCGGCCACCCTGGCCGAGGCGGAGGCCGTCGCCGCCGAGCACTTCGCGTTCTGCCCGGACAACATCCTCCAGAGCGGCGACACCAGCATCCGCGCCTACGCCGAGAACCGTCTGCTGGGCCGGCCGGCCTGGCACTTCTGGTGGGACTGA
- a CDS encoding arylamine N-acetyltransferase family protein — MTETQRFDPDAYLRRIGWEGERRADLATLRGVHLAHMRAIPFENLDALRRIAPSLDPADLTAKLLHSRRGGYCYEHNTLFAGILEALGFRVTRLAARVVVGADRIDSRPRTHMTLLVEAPGDPQPYLADVGFGAIGALLEPVPLTAGVEFEDAGRRHRLAHTPHHGPLPLWLLQAHDRTKDEWADQYAFTLEPFEQPDFEVINWHIGTNPRSPFTQRVYVQSLSAERHLLLNGRLLAETRADGTVVEREVTGEAEARRLLDEEFGIDVPDGMTLLPPA; from the coding sequence ATGACCGAAACCCAGCGGTTCGATCCCGACGCGTATCTCCGGCGGATCGGTTGGGAGGGGGAGCGGCGGGCCGACCTGGCGACGCTGCGGGGAGTGCACCTGGCGCACATGCGGGCCATCCCCTTCGAGAACCTGGACGCCCTGCGGCGCATCGCCCCCTCCCTCGACCCCGCCGATCTGACCGCCAAGCTGCTGCACAGCCGGCGCGGCGGCTACTGCTACGAGCACAACACCCTGTTCGCGGGCATCCTGGAGGCGCTCGGGTTCCGGGTGACCCGGCTTGCCGCACGGGTCGTCGTCGGAGCGGACCGCATCGACAGCCGGCCCCGCACCCACATGACGCTGCTCGTCGAGGCACCCGGCGACCCGCAGCCGTATCTCGCGGACGTCGGCTTCGGCGCGATCGGCGCGCTGCTCGAGCCGGTGCCCCTGACGGCCGGCGTCGAGTTCGAGGACGCCGGGCGCCGGCACCGGCTCGCCCACACCCCGCACCACGGGCCGCTCCCGCTGTGGCTGCTCCAGGCCCACGACCGGACGAAGGACGAGTGGGCCGACCAGTACGCGTTCACCCTGGAGCCGTTCGAGCAGCCCGACTTCGAGGTCATCAACTGGCACATCGGCACCAACCCGCGCTCGCCCTTCACCCAGCGCGTCTACGTCCAGAGCCTGTCCGCCGAGCGCCACCTGCTGCTCAACGGCCGGCTCCTCGCCGAGACGCGGGCGGACGGAACGGTCGTCGAGCGGGAGGTGACGGGGGAGGCGGAGGCGCGGCGGCTGCTGGACGAGGAGTTCGGGATCGACGTCCCCGACGGGATGACGCTGCTGCCGCCCGCGTGA
- a CDS encoding PLP-dependent aminotransferase family protein, with amino-acid sequence MTVIEPAPPTAPAAVPPLAARTGAVGGSPVRDILAVTARPEVINFAGGLPAPELFDREAIAAAFRDVLADTPAQALQYSTTEGEPALRTGLAARMSARGPATDADDLLITTGSQQGLSLLATALLEPGDTVLVEDPCYLAALQAFGLAGARVVAVPCDADGVDPRALAELVARERPKLFYTVPTFQNPTGRTLPAERRAAVAEVAARLGVWIVEDDPYGELRYDGERVPWIAAYPGAEDRTVLLGSFSKVMAPGLRLGWLRAPAALRRACAVAKQAADLHTPTVNQLAAARCLGGLDAHVARVRDVYRERRDAMLAGLPGALPEGSTWNRPEGGMFLWARLPDSYDTTALLPEVVRHDVAYVPGAPFYAGEPDRSTLRLCFVTQTPEEIGEGLRRLGRGLGS; translated from the coding sequence ATGACCGTCATCGAACCCGCGCCCCCGACCGCCCCGGCCGCCGTGCCGCCGCTCGCGGCGCGGACCGGTGCCGTCGGCGGTTCGCCCGTGCGGGACATCCTCGCCGTCACCGCCCGGCCCGAGGTCATCAACTTCGCGGGCGGGCTCCCGGCGCCCGAGCTGTTCGACCGGGAGGCCATCGCGGCGGCCTTCCGGGACGTGCTCGCCGACACTCCGGCGCAGGCCCTTCAGTACTCCACCACCGAGGGCGAGCCCGCTCTGCGCACCGGGCTCGCCGCACGCATGTCGGCACGCGGACCGGCGACCGACGCCGACGACCTGCTCATCACCACCGGCTCACAGCAGGGCCTCTCGCTCCTGGCCACCGCGCTGCTGGAGCCCGGCGACACGGTCCTGGTCGAAGACCCCTGCTATCTGGCGGCACTTCAGGCGTTCGGCCTCGCGGGAGCCCGTGTCGTGGCCGTGCCCTGCGACGCGGACGGCGTGGACCCGAGGGCGCTGGCGGAACTGGTCGCGCGGGAGCGGCCCAAGCTCTTCTACACCGTCCCCACCTTCCAGAACCCGACCGGCCGGACCCTGCCCGCCGAACGCCGGGCCGCCGTCGCCGAGGTCGCCGCCCGGCTCGGGGTGTGGATCGTCGAGGACGACCCGTACGGCGAACTGCGCTACGACGGCGAGCGCGTGCCCTGGATCGCCGCGTACCCGGGCGCCGAGGACCGGACGGTGCTGCTCGGCTCCTTCTCCAAGGTGATGGCGCCCGGCCTGCGGCTGGGCTGGCTGCGCGCCCCGGCCGCCCTGCGGCGGGCCTGCGCGGTCGCCAAGCAGGCCGCCGACCTGCACACCCCGACCGTCAACCAGCTCGCCGCGGCCCGCTGCCTCGGCGGCCTCGACGCCCACGTGGCCCGCGTCAGGGACGTCTACCGCGAACGCCGCGACGCCATGCTGGCGGGCCTGCCCGGGGCCCTGCCGGAGGGCTCGACCTGGAACCGGCCCGAGGGCGGCATGTTCCTGTGGGCCCGCCTGCCGGACTCCTACGACACGACGGCCCTGCTGCCGGAGGTCGTGCGGCACGACGTCGCCTACGTCCCCGGGGCACCCTTCTACGCCGGTGAACCCGACCGCTCGACCCTGCGGCTGTGCTTCGTGACGCAGACGCCCGAGGAGATCGGGGAGGGACTGCGGCGGCTGGGCCGGGGGCTGGGGTCCTAG
- the hemB gene encoding porphobilinogen synthase: protein MTTYGSFPGTRPRRLRTTPVMRRMVAETRLHPADFILPAFVREGVGEPVPIATMPGVVQHTRDSLKKAALEAVQAGVSGIMLFGVPEEEKKDALGTPGTDPDGILQVAIRDVRAEVGDDLLVMSDLCLDETTDHGHCGVLDDEGRVDNDATLERYAEMAQVQADAGAHVVGPSGMMDGQIGVVRDALDQIGREDVAILAYTAKYASAFYGPFREAVASSLKGDRKTYQQDPANVRESMRELALDLEEGADMVMVKPAGPYLDILARVADAVDVPVAAYQISGEYSMIEAAAEKGWIDRDRAIFETLTGIKRAGARNILTYWATEAAQKLGRR from the coding sequence ATGACGACGTACGGATCCTTTCCCGGTACTCGGCCGCGGCGTCTGCGGACCACCCCCGTCATGCGGCGCATGGTCGCCGAGACGCGGCTGCACCCCGCCGACTTCATCCTCCCGGCCTTCGTGCGCGAGGGCGTCGGCGAGCCGGTGCCCATCGCCACCATGCCGGGTGTCGTCCAGCACACGCGGGACAGCCTGAAGAAGGCGGCGCTGGAGGCCGTGCAGGCCGGGGTCTCCGGGATCATGCTCTTCGGGGTGCCCGAGGAGGAGAAGAAGGACGCGCTCGGGACGCCGGGGACGGACCCCGACGGCATCCTCCAGGTCGCCATCCGCGACGTGCGCGCCGAGGTGGGCGACGACCTGCTCGTCATGTCCGACCTGTGCCTGGACGAGACGACCGACCACGGGCACTGCGGTGTGCTGGACGACGAGGGGCGGGTCGACAACGACGCGACCCTGGAGCGCTACGCCGAGATGGCGCAGGTGCAGGCCGACGCCGGGGCCCATGTCGTGGGGCCCAGCGGCATGATGGACGGGCAGATCGGCGTCGTCCGTGACGCGCTCGACCAGATCGGGCGGGAGGACGTCGCGATCCTCGCCTACACCGCCAAGTACGCCTCCGCGTTCTACGGGCCCTTCCGCGAAGCCGTCGCCTCCTCCCTCAAGGGCGACCGCAAGACCTATCAGCAGGACCCCGCGAACGTCCGGGAGTCGATGCGCGAGCTGGCCCTCGACCTGGAGGAGGGCGCCGACATGGTGATGGTCAAGCCGGCCGGGCCCTACCTCGACATCCTGGCCCGGGTCGCCGACGCGGTCGATGTGCCGGTCGCCGCCTACCAGATCTCCGGCGAGTACTCGATGATCGAGGCCGCCGCCGAGAAGGGCTGGATCGACCGGGACCGGGCGATCTTCGAGACGCTGACCGGCATCAAGCGGGCCGGCGCGCGCAACATCCTCACCTACTGGGCCACGGAGGCCGCGCAGAAGCTGGGCCGCCGGTAG
- a CDS encoding FAD-binding oxidoreductase, with translation MTAIHHNTPDLFALSEIRGPVLRPADDGYVDEVTGFNLAALHTPDVVVGATGVDDVVTALRWATATGTPVAVQATGHGANFPIERGLLISTARMTDVSVDADRRLATVAAGAKWQHVLEAAAPHGLAALCGTSTDAGVVGYTLGGGLPVLGRTYGYAADTVRSFEVATADGTLHVSDPEHEPDLFWALRGGKGNVGVVTSLTFDLLPLRTLLGGGLYCAGEDAEPLLNAWAEWTRTVPAEMCSTFGLLRLPPFPEIPEPFRGRFWARVCVAWTGDAARGEELLAPLRAAAPVVIDTVEEMDYTALDRIYLDPRDPLPARESCALLRDLPPDAISAFLAQVGPEAADCPLLLVELRHMGGALARPAAVEDAVCARDAEYLLEAVGVLAAPPMAEAVEAATGALHAAMAPYGTGRTMVNLHGTPGDEPDRARAWTPEVYERLRRTKSTYDPANLLSLGHTVTASGPPGV, from the coding sequence ATGACAGCGATCCATCACAACACTCCCGACCTGTTCGCCCTCTCCGAGATCCGCGGCCCGGTCCTGCGCCCCGCCGACGACGGCTACGTCGACGAGGTCACCGGCTTCAACCTGGCCGCGTTGCACACCCCCGACGTGGTGGTGGGCGCGACGGGCGTGGACGACGTCGTCACGGCCCTGCGCTGGGCGACGGCCACCGGCACCCCGGTGGCGGTCCAGGCGACCGGCCACGGCGCGAACTTCCCGATCGAACGCGGCCTGCTGATCAGCACGGCACGCATGACGGACGTGAGCGTCGACGCGGACCGGCGCCTGGCGACCGTCGCGGCGGGCGCGAAGTGGCAGCACGTCCTGGAGGCTGCCGCCCCGCACGGCCTGGCCGCGCTCTGCGGCACCTCCACGGACGCGGGCGTCGTCGGCTACACCCTCGGCGGCGGCCTGCCGGTCCTGGGCCGGACCTACGGCTACGCCGCCGACACCGTCCGCTCCTTCGAGGTCGCCACCGCCGACGGCACCCTCCATGTGAGCGACCCCGAGCACGAGCCCGACCTGTTCTGGGCGCTGCGCGGCGGCAAGGGCAACGTGGGCGTGGTGACGTCCCTGACCTTCGACCTGCTCCCCCTGCGGACGCTGCTCGGCGGGGGCCTGTACTGCGCGGGCGAGGACGCCGAGCCGCTGCTCAACGCCTGGGCGGAGTGGACCCGCACGGTCCCGGCGGAGATGTGCAGCACGTTCGGCCTGCTGCGGCTGCCGCCCTTCCCGGAGATCCCCGAACCGTTCCGGGGCCGCTTCTGGGCGCGGGTGTGCGTGGCCTGGACGGGAGATGCGGCCCGGGGCGAAGAGCTCCTGGCACCGCTGCGCGCGGCCGCGCCGGTGGTGATCGACACGGTGGAGGAGATGGACTACACGGCCCTGGACCGCATCTATTTGGACCCCCGGGACCCGCTCCCCGCCCGCGAGTCCTGCGCCCTGCTGCGCGACCTGCCGCCGGATGCGATCAGCGCCTTCCTCGCCCAGGTGGGCCCCGAGGCCGCCGACTGCCCGCTCCTCCTGGTCGAGCTGCGGCACATGGGCGGCGCGCTGGCCCGCCCCGCCGCCGTCGAGGACGCGGTGTGCGCCCGCGACGCCGAGTACCTCCTGGAAGCGGTGGGCGTCCTGGCCGCACCGCCCATGGCCGAGGCGGTCGAGGCGGCCACCGGTGCCCTCCACGCCGCGATGGCCCCGTACGGCACGGGCCGCACCATGGTCAATCTGCACGGCACCCCGGGCGACGAACCGGACCGTGCCCGGGCCTGGACCCCCGAGGTCTACGAACGCCTGCGACGGACGAAGTCGACCTACGACCCGGCCAACCTGCTCAGCCTCGGCCACACGGTGACGGCTTCCGGCCCGCCCGGCGTCTGA